A single genomic interval of Haloplanus sp. GDY1 harbors:
- a CDS encoding type II toxin-antitoxin system HicA family toxin, with the protein MARRTYSGQEIVKALGKWRFRKVDQTGSHVKLRYQDPNTGEKRTVSVPLHDELAPGTLKSIAEQAGAEDFQAFLDAIEELL; encoded by the coding sequence GTGGCGCGGCGAACCTACTCCGGACAGGAGATCGTGAAAGCGCTCGGGAAGTGGCGTTTCCGAAAAGTCGACCAAACCGGGAGCCACGTCAAACTCCGCTATCAGGATCCAAATACGGGCGAGAAGCGGACAGTGTCGGTTCCGCTGCACGACGAACTCGCACCGGGGACGTTGAAAAGTATCGCCGAGCAGGCCGGCGCTGAAGATTTTCAAGCGTTTCTCGATGCGATAGAGGAATTGCTCTAA
- a CDS encoding type II toxin-antitoxin system HicB family antitoxin — protein sequence MSQARDPDDAGAVSLTLEGEWYVARDEETGVASQGKTRAEALANLAEALELHERPVSEDEDVDEPSTAPWL from the coding sequence ATGAGCCAGGCCCGTGACCCCGACGATGCTGGCGCGGTTTCTCTCACCCTTGAGGGCGAGTGGTACGTCGCTCGCGACGAGGAAACGGGCGTCGCGAGCCAGGGGAAAACGCGGGCCGAAGCCCTCGCAAACCTCGCCGAGGCACTCGAACTTCACGAACGGCCAGTCTCCGAGGACGAAGACGTCGATGAACCGTCGACGGCACCGTGGTTATAA
- a CDS encoding ATP-binding protein, with the protein MARFVDRERELDRLRALYETEGASLAVVYGRRRMGKTTLVLESIKDRDDAVYYQATRGSAEQQLSSFASDAATVYPGITRIREDWEALFGYLAEEDAIVVVDEFPYLVEQTEALPSILQRVWDHTASETATTFVLTGSAIGMMYEYALDGSGPLYGRVAKDPNGQIDVGPLPFDAALSFFPAYEPAEQVMTYGIFGGTPEYLRAVRDDEPLEANVTRTLLQRDGSLHEEPENVLHREVDEVDRYFAVLKSMAEGNRTPNEIAQSAGITSGSVGYYLSRLRDLRIIEQHYPATVDPDRSRKGRYRTSDPLFRFWFRFVYGRTARYEVYGDDAYADLVEPELPDFVSGTFERLCQQTILYEYGDQYRFVEEPSNWWDGSGREIDIVAPTDGDTLVVGEAKFRRHPVGYDILSHLENEVPLVDWTPEGGQEPAYQYALFSRNGFKQSVVEAAEERDDIRLFTVDNVVRTLSD; encoded by the coding sequence ATGGCGCGATTCGTTGACAGAGAACGGGAACTCGATCGGCTGCGAGCGCTCTACGAGACGGAGGGCGCATCACTTGCTGTGGTATATGGGCGCCGGCGCATGGGAAAGACCACGCTCGTTCTCGAGTCAATCAAGGACCGAGATGATGCTGTCTACTACCAAGCGACACGAGGGAGCGCCGAACAGCAACTCAGCTCGTTCGCGAGTGATGCCGCAACTGTGTACCCAGGTATCACGCGGATCCGAGAGGACTGGGAGGCGCTCTTCGGGTATCTCGCAGAGGAAGATGCGATTGTCGTCGTCGACGAGTTCCCGTATCTCGTTGAGCAGACTGAGGCGCTACCATCGATTCTCCAGCGGGTCTGGGATCACACGGCGTCGGAGACGGCGACGACGTTCGTCCTCACGGGCTCAGCGATCGGAATGATGTACGAGTACGCACTCGACGGCTCGGGACCGCTCTATGGTCGAGTGGCGAAAGACCCGAACGGACAGATCGATGTGGGACCGCTCCCCTTCGATGCGGCGCTGTCGTTCTTCCCTGCGTACGAGCCCGCCGAGCAGGTGATGACCTACGGCATCTTCGGCGGAACGCCAGAGTATCTCAGGGCGGTCCGTGACGACGAACCACTCGAAGCGAACGTCACACGGACGCTGCTCCAGCGGGACGGGAGCCTCCACGAAGAACCCGAGAACGTACTCCACCGGGAGGTCGACGAGGTCGACCGGTACTTCGCGGTGCTGAAGTCGATGGCTGAGGGGAACCGGACGCCTAACGAGATTGCACAGTCGGCTGGCATCACCAGCGGGAGCGTTGGCTACTACCTCAGTCGACTCCGGGATCTCCGAATCATCGAGCAGCACTATCCGGCTACGGTCGATCCGGACCGAAGTCGAAAAGGGCGATACCGGACGAGTGACCCGTTGTTCCGGTTCTGGTTTCGGTTCGTGTACGGTCGAACGGCTCGGTACGAAGTGTACGGCGACGATGCGTACGCAGACCTCGTCGAACCGGAACTTCCGGACTTCGTCAGTGGTACCTTCGAACGGCTGTGCCAGCAGACCATTCTGTACGAGTACGGTGATCAGTATCGCTTCGTGGAGGAGCCAAGTAACTGGTGGGATGGGAGCGGTCGGGAGATCGATATCGTCGCACCGACAGACGGAGACACGCTCGTGGTCGGTGAAGCGAAATTCCGCCGACACCCAGTTGGATACGATATCCTCAGCCACCTCGAGAACGAAGTACCCCTCGTGGACTGGACTCCTGAGGGTGGCCAGGAACCGGCGTATCAGTACGCACTGTTCAGCCGGAACGGATTCAAGCAATCCGTCGTGGAAGCTGCTGAAGAGCGCGACGACATCCGGCTGTTTACCGTCGACAACGTCGTGCGAACTCTCTCGGATTGA
- a CDS encoding DUF7342 family protein has product MTDDHTGGVQSWTGTMSARERIRSVALTLSEPRSTNWISEQAETAWSTTNQELEDLVDRGQLRRVDADESMLYLPDYTRLLFDELRRLIEGHTREELQDELTTIAKKIEAWQETYNVETWEELEQSLADGSLSSTEIRERRDVVQDWQLIEEDRRFIKHALELYSDVEAARERMLDATDCATS; this is encoded by the coding sequence ATGACAGACGATCACACTGGTGGTGTCCAGTCGTGGACCGGGACGATGAGCGCTCGAGAGCGGATTCGCTCGGTCGCGCTCACGCTCAGTGAACCCCGATCGACCAACTGGATCAGCGAGCAGGCCGAGACGGCCTGGAGTACCACGAATCAAGAACTCGAAGATCTCGTCGATCGGGGGCAGTTGCGTCGGGTTGACGCGGACGAGTCGATGCTGTACCTACCCGATTACACCCGGTTGTTGTTCGACGAGCTTCGTCGGCTCATTGAGGGGCACACCCGTGAGGAGTTACAAGACGAACTGACCACCATCGCCAAGAAAATCGAAGCCTGGCAGGAGACCTACAACGTCGAGACGTGGGAAGAACTCGAACAGTCTCTCGCGGATGGTTCCTTGTCGAGTACGGAGATCCGAGAGCGACGTGATGTCGTTCAAGACTGGCAACTCATTGAGGAGGATCGACGCTTCATCAAACACGCTCTCGAGTTATATTCGGACGTCGAAGCCGCTCGTGAGCGGATGCTCGACGCCACCGACTGCGCGACCAGCTAA
- a CDS encoding metal-dependent hydrolase, whose amino-acid sequence MAAIQPSYYSSKCACSTVDDGGSEVNFVSMYKNGHRGAALVLMAPLTVVFGVLGLGMSMVAVAVCRLPDIDHDYEWLAHRGPTHTIWFAIGIAALVVAGGYAWLSVLPVDLPALLLALLLGATVFLGLLSHLFADGLTAGRGTHAIRPFRPLSSHPFRLGLVRADSELANRLLLVGGMLFQGLAFAVSVSGVTGVVV is encoded by the coding sequence TTGGCAGCGATACAGCCAAGCTACTACTCCTCGAAGTGTGCCTGCTCGACTGTCGACGACGGCGGGAGTGAGGTGAATTTCGTCAGTATGTACAAAAACGGACATCGCGGTGCCGCCCTCGTGCTAATGGCCCCTCTGACAGTTGTCTTCGGTGTGCTTGGTCTCGGGATGAGTATGGTAGCGGTTGCCGTCTGCCGACTCCCCGATATCGATCACGACTACGAGTGGCTGGCACACCGTGGGCCGACCCACACGATCTGGTTCGCGATCGGGATCGCCGCGCTGGTCGTCGCGGGCGGATACGCGTGGCTGTCAGTATTACCCGTCGACTTGCCCGCCCTCCTGCTCGCACTACTTCTCGGGGCGACCGTCTTTCTCGGCCTCCTCTCACACCTGTTCGCCGATGGGCTGACGGCCGGGCGGGGTACTCACGCGATCAGACCGTTCCGCCCGCTGTCTTCTCATCCGTTCCGGCTGGGGCTGGTTCGAGCGGATTCTGAACTCGCTAACCGCCTGTTGCTCGTCGGGGGGATGCTATTCCAAGGTTTAGCGTTCGCTGTCTCCGTTAGCGGGGTAACTGGGGTGGTAGTCTGA
- a CDS encoding RPA12/RPB9/RPC11 RNA polymerase family protein, with the protein MRFCDECGSMMHTEGNRWACRSCENEEPRDSRAEAAMTTQDGQQDDGTPDVADATQDTTETMQEPCPVEDCDSDRASYEMLPKPGGSYEVRLFTCVECGHKWRES; encoded by the coding sequence ATGCGATTCTGTGACGAGTGTGGTTCGATGATGCACACGGAGGGCAATAGGTGGGCGTGTCGCTCCTGTGAGAACGAGGAGCCACGGGACTCGCGAGCAGAAGCAGCGATGACGACCCAGGATGGACAGCAGGACGACGGGACACCCGACGTGGCCGACGCGACTCAGGACACCACCGAGACGATGCAGGAGCCCTGTCCAGTCGAGGATTGCGACAGCGACCGGGCCTCCTACGAGATGCTGCCGAAGCCAGGCGGCTCTTACGAGGTTCGACTGTTCACCTGTGTCGAGTGCGGCCACAAGTGGCGCGAATCCTGA
- a CDS encoding Ig-like domain-containing protein, with product MLASNDPDPARGSSTIQIYEYDNGTIREVNQTVVTQPVQLWEDSIRPRDALVIANESDMYQSGLTGYYTIPYRDRWYTLEEWNTKWGDRELRILPLYDADPSQATDTDGEYTVEVRNPNGWWNPVYGAEVEVNGSVPEVTNPGTALVQSAEYQTITDRKRDIVEGLLRYSELAPSESVARSTVAVPMDNGSEVFPTVDGASTSLVWRSGSHDLVRDAYLGFIDVTPGVWYRNRYVTQTRQVNTYIPWDYRISVPTDYSESDSCTINGKSYSLTRWANYRLLDSEATVVDVTAGNISMQQWGPGQWTTLNYTSPLSEPRPLPVGIHTMTATLQIDVELQKRYGVSSSRCGDWDRTRVETRSVTLTRSVPIETINSDDLSVDVRVYDRPGDDVVSVEWTGAQGLAAGAAGWERVEVQVGEKTMYVTAPWRFFSVSRNTAVEERTESGTSEVAASHSYGGQYPAMLRYRMSPANVSVLADQPADRHIWWETTRADEAGSVAATPLPDTIVAPENANRTPLYDQYAGTLKSTDAVTGESISVSAVDIWGFPVTTRKQVTRYEEAVLNVTIDDGTGTAEITLRETDGTPISGREVYVDGATVPAVVTNASGVATVDINRPIVQARFTGDDWWEPHSTYYLRTQAVAVSSASIFVDAIEVVSYLNDAVSNAMLFVEWLVLGIFAVFWMRYMRCRPV from the coding sequence GTGCTCGCCAGCAACGATCCCGATCCAGCCCGAGGATCAAGCACGATTCAGATCTACGAGTACGACAACGGTACCATCCGAGAGGTCAATCAGACCGTCGTCACGCAGCCGGTTCAGCTCTGGGAGGACAGCATCCGCCCGCGCGACGCACTCGTCATCGCCAACGAGTCGGATATGTACCAGAGCGGGCTCACCGGCTACTACACCATTCCCTATCGGGATCGGTGGTACACACTCGAGGAGTGGAACACCAAGTGGGGTGACCGGGAACTCCGCATCCTCCCGCTCTACGACGCCGATCCGAGCCAGGCAACGGACACTGACGGGGAGTATACGGTCGAGGTGCGGAACCCGAACGGCTGGTGGAATCCCGTGTACGGTGCTGAAGTCGAGGTGAACGGGAGTGTCCCCGAGGTTACCAACCCTGGGACAGCGTTGGTACAGTCCGCTGAGTACCAGACGATCACCGACCGGAAGCGCGATATCGTCGAAGGACTCCTCCGGTATTCCGAACTCGCGCCGAGCGAGAGCGTCGCCCGGAGCACGGTAGCGGTTCCGATGGACAATGGGAGCGAAGTGTTTCCGACCGTCGACGGGGCGTCGACCTCGCTCGTGTGGCGTAGTGGCTCGCACGATCTGGTTCGAGACGCCTATCTCGGCTTCATCGATGTCACACCAGGCGTCTGGTACCGGAATCGATACGTTACCCAGACCCGGCAGGTGAACACGTACATTCCGTGGGATTACCGCATCAGCGTGCCCACGGACTACTCCGAGAGCGATTCCTGTACCATCAATGGGAAATCTTACTCGCTCACGCGGTGGGCGAACTACCGACTACTGGACTCGGAGGCCACGGTAGTGGATGTCACTGCAGGCAATATCAGTATGCAGCAGTGGGGACCGGGCCAATGGACGACGCTGAACTATACCTCGCCGCTGTCCGAGCCGAGGCCGTTGCCTGTCGGCATCCATACCATGACTGCCACACTCCAGATCGATGTCGAACTCCAGAAGCGCTACGGCGTTTCCAGTTCCCGGTGTGGTGATTGGGATCGGACGCGGGTCGAAACCCGATCGGTTACGCTCACGCGGTCGGTGCCTATCGAGACGATAAACAGCGACGACCTCTCGGTCGATGTCCGCGTCTACGACCGGCCCGGTGACGATGTCGTCTCAGTCGAGTGGACGGGTGCACAAGGACTGGCCGCCGGCGCCGCTGGCTGGGAGCGCGTCGAGGTGCAGGTCGGTGAGAAGACGATGTACGTGACTGCCCCGTGGCGGTTCTTCTCTGTCTCGCGGAACACCGCTGTCGAGGAACGAACCGAGAGCGGGACCTCGGAAGTCGCCGCGTCGCATTCGTACGGCGGGCAGTATCCGGCGATGTTGCGGTACCGGATGAGTCCCGCGAACGTGAGCGTCCTCGCCGACCAGCCCGCCGACCGGCACATCTGGTGGGAGACGACCCGTGCCGACGAGGCTGGGTCGGTTGCAGCGACACCCCTTCCAGATACGATCGTCGCGCCAGAGAACGCGAATCGAACCCCGCTATATGACCAGTATGCGGGCACCCTGAAGAGTACGGATGCCGTGACCGGCGAGTCGATTTCCGTCAGTGCCGTCGATATCTGGGGGTTCCCGGTGACGACACGGAAGCAGGTCACACGGTACGAGGAAGCGGTGCTGAACGTGACGATTGACGACGGAACGGGCACCGCGGAAATAACCCTCCGTGAGACGGACGGCACACCGATTAGCGGGCGGGAGGTCTATGTCGACGGGGCAACGGTCCCGGCGGTGGTCACGAATGCGAGCGGCGTCGCGACGGTCGACATTAACAGACCAATCGTCCAAGCGCGGTTCACCGGCGACGACTGGTGGGAACCCCACTCGACGTACTACCTGCGGACGCAGGCGGTGGCTGTCTCGAGTGCCTCAATCTTCGTCGACGCGATCGAAGTGGTTAGCTACCTGAACGACGCAGTATCGAATGCGATGCTCTTCGTCGAGTGGCTGGTGCTCGGGATTTTCGCGGTGTTCTGGATGCGGTATATGCGATGTCGTCCAGTATGA
- a CDS encoding DUF7139 domain-containing protein, with protein sequence MAAIGRSTLDLVNFENVRDGGVVETPTAYAMLVEIEPREWLTLSEERRSGVYVSFLTFLRGLQFPVQFLTMTTEFDGEQYIEQFVGPESPDAPTAVTTPVMNPDGTAPDETVSDTTDSVGEISATDGGVKTGTGTDAVADSAVLEYGRVAHAEWLDRTLRMANVRDRRFFVAVAVEKGEDDSEGGSRFDGVRDALPLPTRSRSVDAEEFYLDEVWARTQRVASQLPRTRVEANILDSREAVLDVLYRVYRGREPPLAFNQGTLVGVADDALTDANGGLLDLESVFDDADREATTAAEESEPEDRPETVGDLPYDGHVQEEYVEAVDGSRLLQWYVRNVGPIGRGERFHSPASVYLGTGTFVASLVLAIVALGAFLGSSQQLPVDTPPLLVREVSFGLAAGSLPTFLLSLVVLLPSRQIAQSLAVLGVGVAAAAIALFEAAYPAQWTSTPTGQTAVVVPVYAAGLFVLVVSVSFAVRSRRTALDHVDDAPAQEVPPVAEDTGARPEASDG encoded by the coding sequence ATGGCGGCCATCGGTCGGTCGACGCTCGATCTCGTGAACTTCGAGAACGTCCGCGACGGGGGTGTCGTCGAGACACCGACCGCGTACGCAATGCTGGTCGAAATCGAGCCTCGGGAGTGGCTCACACTCTCCGAGGAGCGCCGCTCGGGCGTCTATGTCTCGTTCCTGACGTTCCTCCGTGGGCTCCAGTTCCCGGTACAATTCCTCACGATGACCACAGAGTTCGACGGCGAGCAGTACATTGAGCAGTTCGTCGGGCCCGAGTCGCCGGACGCCCCAACCGCGGTGACGACGCCAGTGATGAATCCCGACGGGACAGCCCCTGACGAAACGGTGTCCGATACAACTGACTCAGTGGGCGAGATTTCCGCGACCGATGGCGGTGTCAAGACCGGTACAGGTACCGACGCCGTCGCCGACTCGGCCGTACTCGAGTACGGCCGGGTAGCTCACGCCGAGTGGCTGGACCGGACGCTACGGATGGCAAACGTCCGTGACCGACGATTCTTTGTCGCCGTCGCAGTCGAGAAGGGCGAGGATGACAGCGAGGGAGGCAGCCGGTTCGACGGGGTCCGCGACGCCCTGCCACTCCCCACCCGTTCTCGATCCGTCGACGCCGAGGAGTTCTACCTCGACGAGGTGTGGGCCCGCACCCAGCGCGTCGCATCCCAGTTGCCCCGGACTCGCGTCGAGGCGAACATCCTCGATTCCCGCGAAGCTGTTCTCGACGTACTATACCGCGTGTACCGCGGACGAGAGCCGCCACTTGCATTCAATCAAGGTACGCTCGTCGGAGTCGCAGACGATGCCCTCACCGATGCCAACGGTGGTCTCCTCGATCTGGAGAGTGTCTTCGATGACGCCGACCGAGAGGCGACAACTGCCGCTGAAGAGTCCGAACCGGAGGACCGCCCCGAGACAGTCGGTGACCTCCCATACGACGGGCACGTCCAAGAGGAGTACGTTGAAGCTGTCGACGGGTCGCGCCTCCTCCAATGGTACGTCCGGAACGTCGGACCGATCGGGCGTGGGGAGAGGTTCCACTCGCCGGCGTCGGTCTACCTCGGCACGGGCACGTTCGTCGCCAGCCTCGTCCTCGCGATCGTCGCGCTCGGTGCGTTCCTCGGGAGTTCCCAGCAGCTTCCCGTCGACACCCCACCCCTCCTAGTGCGGGAGGTTTCCTTCGGTCTCGCCGCCGGGAGCCTCCCAACCTTCCTGCTGAGTCTCGTCGTGCTACTCCCCTCACGGCAGATTGCGCAGAGCCTCGCCGTACTCGGGGTCGGAGTGGCGGCCGCGGCGATCGCGCTATTCGAGGCGGCCTATCCGGCTCAGTGGACCAGCACCCCAACGGGTCAGACGGCGGTGGTGGTGCCGGTGTACGCAGCCGGCCTCTTCGTCCTCGTCGTGTCGGTCAGCTTCGCCGTTCGATCACGCCGGACTGCCCTCGATCACGTCGACGACGCTCCTGCTCAAGAGGTGCCACCCGTGGCCGAGGATACCGGGGCTCGTCCGGAGGCAAGCGATGGCTGA
- a CDS encoding VirB4 family type IV secretion system protein: protein MIQRLKHALGLDGPDDGVESVPIDDLSGEETQHAIDYLHLLDRETTTENIEWAAYQLQADEVGLANAMETLEERGELDKRIVAPRLVEDHPQFQIRDDTVSQILTVTSLPRKVGLGWLVPLTLADVDLRLTFHVRPREPKDVRRQLQKRYTQAVTSLALKQKRGRTDTYQDQLDREDLERLLQRTIRGTTKLYDVAIYLELVADSRDDLDGMLDRVEAILAEQDVELSPVKHQQLDAMDAIVPVVTDPVDNTHPIQLEALGTFFNLVEPSIYDPNGVLLGFDDTKRPVILNRYALSGHSMAISGKTGSGKSYFRKLEIYRRLLADANVQCILFDPAGDDYPRFAQSLGGEVIRFGGNYTVNPMDISPPATAEQETGDDTYALTIRSVIEMLHTHFDQRDGMSAGEEGVLIQAAHYAYISKGIILGEYETYARESPTLDDLIRGVTVIAAGGLEAARKADVIDEVELDLFQSYGVTEVEEDGEQPTSESSDSSGISISDTIVTPTNHHQELARNLQPKFESFKPGGINHNLNGQTNLDLSSRLVVMDMSSFADTGEMPLILHAMLSWAYLEAKRSPYKVDVTFDEAHYLLGRPAARDLINLYIRHARHYEAGLTLMSQTSHEFVRTNERREVYENCDVKCLFYAESVSEQTQQYYGLSSDEIRFIQSAARGQDSNYSECLLATSVHGRRRLEVRSGPFEHHVLDDTLDPREWLAEIDSVVHGNNPEDDVLLTDLELTDLPHVMNRDMDLEMAMQESHEDGISADVRGLESDATRASNGAVADDRRSDRGEDQ from the coding sequence ATGATCCAGCGACTCAAACACGCTCTCGGTCTCGACGGGCCTGACGACGGCGTCGAGTCCGTCCCGATCGACGACCTATCCGGCGAGGAAACCCAGCACGCAATCGACTACCTGCACCTCCTCGACCGCGAGACCACAACCGAGAACATCGAGTGGGCCGCCTACCAGTTGCAGGCCGACGAGGTCGGACTCGCGAACGCGATGGAGACCCTCGAGGAGCGGGGCGAACTCGACAAGCGGATCGTCGCCCCACGGCTCGTCGAGGATCACCCGCAGTTCCAGATCCGCGACGACACCGTCTCGCAGATCCTGACCGTCACCTCGCTCCCACGGAAGGTGGGCCTCGGGTGGCTCGTGCCGCTCACACTCGCCGACGTCGACCTCCGGCTGACGTTTCACGTCCGGCCACGGGAACCGAAGGACGTCCGCCGGCAACTCCAGAAGCGCTACACGCAGGCGGTTACCTCGCTTGCGCTGAAGCAAAAACGCGGCCGAACCGACACCTATCAAGACCAACTCGACCGCGAGGACCTCGAACGCCTACTTCAGCGGACCATCCGCGGCACGACCAAGCTGTACGACGTGGCGATCTACCTCGAACTGGTCGCCGACTCCCGTGACGACCTAGACGGGATGCTCGACAGAGTGGAGGCGATCCTCGCCGAGCAGGATGTCGAGCTGAGTCCGGTGAAACACCAGCAACTCGACGCGATGGACGCCATCGTCCCGGTGGTGACCGATCCGGTCGACAACACTCATCCGATCCAGCTCGAAGCACTCGGGACGTTCTTCAACCTCGTCGAGCCCTCGATCTACGACCCGAACGGCGTGCTCTTAGGCTTCGACGATACCAAGCGCCCCGTCATCCTGAACCGGTATGCCCTCTCCGGGCACTCGATGGCCATCTCGGGAAAGACGGGGTCGGGGAAGAGCTACTTCCGCAAGCTGGAGATCTACCGGCGCCTGCTCGCGGATGCGAACGTCCAGTGTATCCTGTTCGATCCCGCCGGCGACGACTACCCGCGGTTCGCACAGTCTCTCGGCGGCGAAGTGATCCGCTTTGGTGGGAATTACACCGTCAATCCAATGGACATCTCGCCGCCGGCGACGGCCGAACAGGAGACCGGCGACGACACCTACGCACTCACCATCCGATCGGTGATCGAGATGCTGCACACCCACTTCGACCAGCGCGATGGGATGTCCGCCGGCGAGGAGGGCGTACTCATCCAGGCCGCCCACTACGCCTACATCTCGAAGGGCATCATACTCGGCGAGTACGAGACCTACGCTCGAGAGTCACCCACGCTCGATGATCTGATTCGCGGTGTCACCGTGATCGCCGCCGGCGGGCTCGAGGCGGCACGTAAAGCGGACGTGATCGACGAAGTCGAACTCGATCTGTTCCAGTCCTACGGGGTGACTGAAGTCGAGGAGGACGGTGAGCAGCCGACAAGCGAGTCCTCGGATAGTAGCGGGATCTCGATCTCGGATACGATCGTCACGCCGACCAATCACCACCAGGAACTGGCACGGAATCTCCAGCCGAAGTTCGAGTCGTTCAAACCCGGCGGTATCAATCACAATCTGAACGGCCAGACGAATTTGGATCTCTCCTCGCGACTGGTCGTGATGGATATGAGCTCGTTCGCCGACACCGGCGAAATGCCACTCATCCTCCACGCCATGCTCTCGTGGGCCTACCTCGAAGCCAAGCGCTCCCCCTACAAAGTGGACGTCACGTTCGACGAAGCCCACTACCTGCTGGGTCGACCGGCAGCGCGGGATCTCATCAACCTATACATCCGTCACGCTCGGCACTACGAGGCCGGCCTGACGCTGATGAGTCAGACCTCCCACGAATTCGTCCGGACGAACGAACGCCGCGAGGTCTACGAGAACTGTGACGTGAAGTGCCTGTTCTACGCCGAATCGGTCTCCGAACAGACCCAGCAGTACTACGGGCTGTCGAGTGACGAGATTCGGTTCATCCAGTCAGCCGCCCGCGGACAGGACTCGAACTACTCGGAGTGTCTGCTCGCGACCAGCGTCCACGGTCGCCGTCGGTTGGAGGTGCGAAGCGGCCCGTTCGAGCATCACGTCCTCGACGATACGCTTGATCCACGGGAGTGGCTGGCGGAGATAGATAGTGTCGTCCACGGCAACAACCCAGAGGACGACGTTCTCCTGACGGACCTCGAACTGACCGACCTCCCCCACGTGATGAACCGGGACATGGATCTCGAAATGGCGATGCAGGAATCCCACGAAGACGGCATCAGCGCCGATGTCCGAGGGCTGGAGAGTGATGCCACCAGGGCGAGCAACGGCGCAGTTGCTGATGACCGTCGATCTGACCGCGGGGAGGATCAGTAA